From Lonchura striata isolate bLonStr1 chromosome 23, bLonStr1.mat, whole genome shotgun sequence:
TTCTTAACCAGTGCTGGGCAGATGCTAGCATAAGGCTGACTGCTCAGTGCATCCTGGTTGGGTTGGCACTGCCAGCATGCAGCACCCAGCTGGGTAGGACCCCAGCCTTTCAGCCCCTTACGTGCCTCTGATGGCCCTGTCCCTTTGCAGGTGAGGTGGCTCCTCGTAGTAAGCGACGGTGTGTGCTGGAAAGGAAGCAGCCTTACAGCGGCGATGAATGGTGCTCTGGGCCAGATAGCGAGGAAGACGACAAACCCATCAGCAGTGCACACAGTGAGTGACTGCCTCCTTACCACTCTGAAGCTTGAAGAAAGCCAGgtccttcctgcagctggggagggcTGATGACACTGGCACCTCTAGCTTTGTCTGTGTGTGCTCACTTAGCTCGAGGTTGTGGGGGCCCATTGCAGTTGGTGTTAATTGTGCTGTGAGAATGTTTGCCATGCAGTGAGGCCTTGGACCTATTTTGTGGAGATGCTACAGACATGCTGGAGGGAAAGATGTTGATGTTGAATGTCCCTGCTGTATGTTGCTCTGGCCACACTACCCTGGTCATAATGGCAGCCAGAGTGCAATGTGCAGTGCTCTTGTTGCAGCAGCTGAGTCTCTGTCAGACCACTCACCTTTCTCTCTGCAGCTCTGTTGTAAGGACAGCTGAGTGTAAAGAGGCTCTTGGGGTCTTGACTGTGGttcaggcagagctgagctATCTCAGCTGTGCTCTTTTTGGGACAATGAACTGTAGGTCTCCTCTGTTTGCTAAAAGCATCAGCATTCTTTGACATATTGTATCTACAATTCACTTTGCTTTCAAACTGTAACAGAGGGAATATCTGAGAGATGGGGCAAGGTCCTGTGGGGCCCGAGGAGATGCCCATGTTCTCCGCTGGAGAACATAAAGGTGTGGAAAAGCAAGAAGAGGATGGCCTATGTGCCTGCCAGCGCATTGTTGCCATTGTCTCCGGAACATCCGCTTGCACTTCTCAGCAGAGTCCACAGCCTGTGCAGCCTGTGTGGGAAGAGATAGCGCCACTTCCCTTGTCAGCCTGCTCCCAGATCTGCCTGGTGGGAATGGGTTACGGTGggactgcccagggcaggggctggcaaCGAGACTGCGCCCGTGTCCCTGCACCGGTTCCTGTGTAAATGCTGCATTGGTGGCAGGGtcaggctgcaggagctgccgccatggggagaggcagctggaggggagcagggagccagCCGGGTTAAGATAGAGGAAGGCGAGGCCTGCCTCTGGTAATTGCAGCCCTTAGTAATGTTAATTATGGCTCCCGCTTAATAGCGGCTGACGACCGGGCGGGCCGGTGCTGCCCCCTGCTGGCGGCGCTCGGGAcggcggcagcgcccgcccggcgcggCGGCTCTCGACTCCTCTCGACCACTCTCGACCACTCTCGACCACTCTCGACTCCTCTCGACCACTCTCGACCACTCTCGACTCCTCTCGACTCCTCTCGACCACTCTCGACCACTCTCGACCACTCTCGACTCCTCTCGACCACTCTCGACTCATCTCGACCACTCTCGACTCCTCTCGACCACTCTCGACCACTCTCGACTCCTCTCGACCACTCTCGACTCCTCTCGACCACTCTCGACCACTCTCGACCACTCTCGACCACTCTCGACTCCTCTCGACCACTCTCGACCACTCTCGACCACTCTCGACCACTCTCGACCACTCTCGACTCCTCTCGACTCCTCTCGACTCCTCTCGACCACTCTCGACTCCTCTCGACTCCTCTCGACCACTCTCGACTCCTCTCGACCACTCTCGACCACTCTCGACTCCTCTCGACCACTCTCGACTCCTCTCGACCACTCTCGACTCCTCTCGACTCCTCTCGACCACTCTCGACCACTCTCGACCACTCTCGACTCCTCTCGACCACTCTCGACTCCTCTCGACCACTCTCGACCACTCTCGACTCCTCTCGACCACTCTCGACTCCTCTCGACCACTCTCGACTCCTCTCGACCACTCTCGACCCCTCTCGACCCCTCTCGACCCCTCTCGACCCCTCTCGACCCCTCTCGACTCCTCTCGACTCCTCTCGACCACTCTCGACCCCTCTCGACCCCTCTCCTCTGTTCTCACCTCTCCTCTCTGCCCCCGCAGGCTGTAATGTAGCAGATCCTGCGATGTCCACGGCCCCACAGCTTGGCCCAGGGTCCAACCCGCTGCCTACCCTGAGCGAGAGCAGTGCTTCCGGCGTGCCCCATGGTGCTGCCCCTGGCTTGCGGTCGGAGGCTGCAGGAGGCGGAGGCGGTGGAACAGGGAAGCAGCCTTCACAGTTTGTTTACGTCTTTACAACGCACCTTGCTAACACGTAAGCGGTAAACCAAATACCTCCCCCACTGGTATTGCCTGGCCTTGCCACGCCTGGCCGTCCTTGTCACACCTGCCTGCTGCATGCAGCACATGAGTACAAGAGAACTGGAGAGACCTGTGTCTCTCTGGCTGCACAGAGTGGGCAACCCCTGGGGTTTGTGAGGTATGCTGGCAGTCACTGCAGGTGGACAAACTTGGCCTTAAATGCCCACTTCCTCTCAATGAGGCCTGGCTCTGCACTCTGTTTCACCCACTGTAGAGCCCATGTAGTTGACACCCAACAAAATGATTCTTCCAAAGCAGTGTGGGCTGCTGGTCTGATTCAAAGGTGTCTAAGGGGTGGGTGTCACAGGGAGCGTAATGTAACACATGGTGTTCTCCACACAATTCTTCTCTTCTGTCCTGCATTGTCTCAGCTATAGTGTTAGAAGTTAGTTTAGTCTATTTAGCCTAGTCTCTTTAGCCTAGGCTAAAACTAGTTTTAGAGCTCTGTCTACCACAGGTTCATTGTGGGAGATTCCAAAGCATTTTGGTGACAGCTACCTTAGGGCAGCAGTCACAAAGCAAAGCCTGCCATGGGACATGTGAAGAGGGAAATTGAACGGCAAGTGATCATCTGTTGGAGATcctcactgggggctgtgcaggaCATATGTGAGGACTCTGAGAACATTCCCCTTTCTTGGTTACCTCCAGGCatttctttcttcctgcagAACTGAAGAATGGaggtggcagctggggcctTGGATGGGTAGGATGGGGCGCAGTGCCTGTTCTCAAGTGATTTGTGCTttctccccagagctgcagaagcTGTCCTGCAGGGCCGAGCTGACTCCATTTTGGCCTACCATCAACAGAATGTCCCACGGGCAAAGCTAGACCAGGTATACCACCTGTGAAGCAATCGCTCCTGTTGGCACATGCTGACAACTATTACCCTTCCAGTCCAGATGTGGTCATTCTCCTCCATCCCCTGGCTCAGTTGTGAAAGAAGGGGTTCCAGAATGCCCTTTCAATGGGGTGGGAAGCTGCTTTGCTGCAAAATCTCTTTGGCACAAGTCCTTGCTGTTGTCAGCTGTGAAAAGTTTGGGATGGGGCATGGCATGTTCCCCCTCAGCCATGTGTGCAGAGTACCTGCCTGTGCATTCCTAGATCATGTAGTAGTACCTACATTTTTTCCCTGCAAGGAATGAAGGTGAACTGCCATGAGGCTTCATTTTGAGACAGAGAGGTCTCCTGCAGGATGTATGGAAGAATACCTTCCTAGGATCTTTCCCTGCTCAAGtttcttccccttttctttGCCAGGCACCACCTGCTCCTAAAGTGCTGGGCGTTGCTGAGCCACTTCCAATTAACCCTCCTGCTGCCAATACTCCACAGTCCCAGACACTGGCCCCTCAAGCGAGTCaaccacagccacagcctccccCACCACAGCCTCCAGCTCCACCACCTCAGGCCATAAGTCAAACACCTTTGCCTGCGCCAGGCAGTCTGCCCCAGGAAGGAACAAGTGAAGATGGCCGGAGAGATCTGACTCCCAACTCTTTGGGGAACAATAGCAGCAACAACCAGCCTGGAAGTAACCATCCAAATACGCCCACTGCATCTGCCAGCACCATGCAGTCTGGGCAAGTGGACTCTTCTGCCACACCCAGCTCCGGCCtccttggagagggcccaggGATGCCGGGGAATGGGCAGGCAGGCCTGGGCCCCAGGAACACCATGAACTCAGAAGGGCTCTcaaaggagcagctggagcaccGAGAGCGCTCTCTGCAGACCCTGAGAGACATTGAGCGTCTGCTGCTGCGCAGTGGGGAGGCCGAGCCCTTCCTGAAGTCCAGTCAAAATGTGGGTGAGGGGGGGACTGCCCctcaggcacaggctgcccctgcccagcctcccGCGCCCCCTGCCAGCATGAAGAAGTACGAAGAGCCTCTGCAGTCCATGATCTCCCAGACCCAGAGCCTTGGTGGGCCTGGCCTGGAACATGAGGTGCCCCACCACCCTGGCGCTGACATGGGACAGCAGATGAACATGATGGTGCAGCGGCTGAACCAGGACAGCCTGACACCAGAGCAAGTGGCTTGGAGGAAGTTGCAGGAAGAGTACTACGAGGAAAAGCGACGGAAAGAGGAGCAGATCAGCATCCATGGCCGGCCCATGCAGGAGATCATGATCCCTCAGTCAATGGGGAGCATGATGATGCGTGGGCCTCCACCACCCTACCACAgcaagcctggagagcagtggCCACCAGGGATGGGCAGCCAGCTAAGGGGACCCATAGATGTGCAGGACCCTCTGCAGCTGCGGGGAGGGCCACCCTTCCCTGGCCCACGGTTCCCTGGGAATCAAATGCAGAGAGTCTCTGGCTTTGGAGGCATGCAGAATATGCCCTTGGATGCTCTTGGGCCCATGAATGCCATGCAGAGGCCAGTCAGGCCTGGCATGGGATGGAGCGACGATATGTCTCCTATGGGAGGCCCTGGGAACTTTCCACAAGGCACCTTGCCCTACCCACCAGGGCAAGGAGACCCAGAAAGGTTTATGAATCCCCGTGCCAGAGAGGAGATCCTGCGGCATCAGCTCATGGAGAAACGCCCAGTGGCAATGCAGAGGCCCATGGGGATATCCAGCAACTCCATGAGCCAGGGCATGGAAATGGAGAGGATGATGCAGGCTCACAGGCAGATGGATCCATCCATATTTGCTGGGCAGATAACGGGTGAGACCCTGAGCAGTGCCCCAATGGGAATGGATTTTGCAGGCACTCGGGGGATGCTGAGCCCCCCTATGAGTCAGTCAGGTCTTCGGGACATGGACACACCCATGGGCCCTGGCAACCTCAACATGAACATGAACGTCAATATGAACATGAACATGAACCTCAATGTCCAGATGACCCCACAGCAGCAGATGATGATGTCCCAGAAGATGAGAGGCCCTGAAATGATGACCCACCAGGGCATGAACCCTGAGGAGCTGGCCAGGGTTAGGGCTCAGAATGGCAATGGCAGTGCAATACTAACGGGACCCCAGAAAATGATGATTCCCTCACAGTTCCCCAGCCAAGGACAGCAAGGCTTCTCGACGGGGCAAGGGTCTTATCCCAACCTGCCCCAGGAGATGGGCAGTGGCTCAGACATGttcagccctgagcagggcaccATGCCTGTTGGGAGCATCAGTGGCACCACCAGACTCAGCCACATTCCTCTGCCTCCAGCCTCCAATCCCACTCCCACACCAGGGGGAAACCTGGCCAACATGCACCCAGCACCTTCCCGAGGGCTGGGCCGCCGGCCCTCTGACCTCACCATCAACATCAACCAGATGAATTCTCCCAGTATGGGTCACCTCAAGTCTCCCACCCTTAGCCAGGTGCATTCACCACTGGTCACCTCCCCATCTGCTAGTCTCAAGTCCCCACAGACACCCTCGCAGATGATCAGTATGCCCGCCTCAAACCAGTCTGGACCCCTCAAGTCCCCCCAGGTGATGAGTTCCTCTCTCAACGTCCGGTCTCCAACTGGCTCACCAAGCCGCCTGAAGTCCCCTTCTATGGCTGTTTCTTCCCCTGGTTGGGTGCCATCTCCCAAAGCCACCATGCCCAGCCCAGGAGTCAACCAGAGCAAGCAGACTCTCAATATGAACTCATCTGCTTCCATCGGAGCACTGGAGCAGGGTATGCTGCATGTCTTGTATGCGAGTGCATATCTGTTCTTAGTTTTGATGAGTGTGTGGACAGGGTTTCTTTCCAGCCCACAAGCTCTCTCTGGAGCAGGAAGACACGTGTTCCTGTGCCTGGTCCCGCATCTCACAGAAtaagtgtgttttcttttccaggagtCCAAACAGGGCCTTTTCAGGTAGATCTGTGATACATGCAGCAAACACTGTGTCTGTGCTGGGCAGTCAGGGGCAGGTTTAAGGGGAAGTCTATCACTGCTCTGGAGCAGGGTCTCTGAATGAGCCTTCTCAGAGTCCAGAGAGTGCTGCAATAtgccagctctgtgctttgcagcCTCCTCTGGTCACCGCTGTCAGAAGGAGAGGACAGGGTTGCTCTCTGGTGGGAGCAAGCCATTGCATGTGAACAACACTAAGTCGATCTCTCTCTTGCTTGCAGGTTCTCTCCCTTCTGGGCCTCGGAGCAGCTCTTCCGCACCAGCCAGTAACACCTCTAGCACCATGAATCCGAACATGCCTTTTACTTCCTCTCCAGATCCATCCCCTTCCCAGAACCCCCTCTCACTGATGATGTCCCAGATGTCCAAGTATGCCATGCCCAGCTCCACACCACTTTATCACAATGCCATCAAAACCATCGCCACCTCTGATGATGAGCTGCTGCCAGACAGGCCTATGCTCCCACCTGGAAGTATGTCAGGTATCTACTTCTGGAGGTGGGCTTGCGAGGGGTCAGACTGTCTTGTGGCTGCCAGTGGACCTGAGGCAGCAGGTGGAGAAAGTATTAGGAACTCAGATCT
This genomic window contains:
- the BCL9L gene encoding B-cell CLL/lymphoma 9-like protein isoform X2, with product MHPDNKLPSHGKAGSSSALAQHHNVSQAPTCNLGSKGVGAGSHGSKATQISPGNSGLKNSQNTVPNFSSLKGKVKRERSISVDSGEQREASTPSQDTESKGEVAPRSKRRCVLERKQPYSGDEWCSGPDSEEDDKPISSAHSCNVADPAMSTAPQLGPGSNPLPTLSESSASGVPHGAAPGLRSEAAGGGGGGTGKQPSQFVYVFTTHLANTAAEAVLQGRADSILAYHQQNVPRAKLDQAPPAPKVLGVAEPLPINPPAANTPQSQTLAPQASQPQPQPPPPQPPAPPPQAISQTPLPAPGSLPQEGTSEDGRRDLTPNSLGNNSSNNQPGSNHPNTPTASASTMQSGQVDSSATPSSGLLGEGPGMPGNGQAGLGPRNTMNSEGLSKEQLEHRERSLQTLRDIERLLLRSGEAEPFLKSSQNVGEGGTAPQAQAAPAQPPAPPASMKKYEEPLQSMISQTQSLGGPGLEHEVPHHPGADMGQQMNMMVQRLNQDSLTPEQVAWRKLQEEYYEEKRRKEEQISIHGRPMQEIMIPQSMGSMMMRGPPPPYHSKPGEQWPPGMGSQLRGPIDVQDPLQLRGGPPFPGPRFPGNQMQRVSGFGGMQNMPLDALGPMNAMQRPVRPGMGWSDDMSPMGGPGNFPQGTLPYPPGQGDPERFMNPRAREEILRHQLMEKRPVAMQRPMGISSNSMSQGMEMERMMQAHRQMDPSIFAGQITGETLSSAPMGMDFAGTRGMLSPPMSQSGLRDMDTPMGPGNLNMNMNVNMNMNMNLNVQMTPQQQMMMSQKMRGPEMMTHQGMNPEELARVRAQNGNGSAILTGPQKMMIPSQFPSQGQQGFSTGQGSYPNLPQEMGSGSDMFSPEQGTMPVGSISGTTRLSHIPLPPASNPTPTPGGNLANMHPAPSRGLGRRPSDLTININQMNSPSMGHLKSPTLSQVHSPLVTSPSASLKSPQTPSQMISMPASNQSGPLKSPQVMSSSLNVRSPTGSPSRLKSPSMAVSSPGWVPSPKATMPSPGVNQSKQTLNMNSSASIGALEQGSLPSGPRSSSSAPASNTSSTMNPNMPFTSSPDPSPSQNPLSLMMSQMSKYAMPSSTPLYHNAIKTIATSDDELLPDRPMLPPGSVTGNQPNQLHLNSVGPGSSQSPMGMSLPGQQPLSHEPTPTSMMSSPNPLGSNIPMHPSGPGTGVPPQNPMMLPPGPQDSLNQQCGPVPNSSQMIPSNQLVFPRMQQPHNAMPSPAGGMPMAPSAGGGPGMQQHYPPGMPLPPEDLPSQQPGQMPPQQHMMGKNIPPRIGDPYPPVLPGVASVLNDPELSEVIRPTPTGIPEFDLSRIIPSEKPSSTLQYFPKSDSQAPKSQPSNLHLMNLQNMMAEQPPVRPGMNAPSLPGQQGVQRGLSMPMCHPGQVPMLGRTGIPPQQGMMGNSMHQGMMSPQQSLMAQQNFMLMQAKQRSMSVSGEMYAQTGHMMSPQGSIMGPPPQQNLMVTHQMRQRSVSLDSQMSYIPGPGNMANLPF
- the BCL9L gene encoding B-cell CLL/lymphoma 9-like protein isoform X1, which gives rise to MHPDNKLPSHGKAGSSSALAQHHNVSQAPTCNLGSKGVGAGSHGSKATQISPGNSGLKNSQNTVPNFSSLKGKVKRERSISVDSGEQREASTPSQDTESKGEVAPRSKRRCVLERKQPYSGDEWCSGPDSEEDDKPISSAHSCNVADPAMSTAPQLGPGSNPLPTLSESSASGVPHGAAPGLRSEAAGGGGGGTGKQPSQFVYVFTTHLANTAAEAVLQGRADSILAYHQQNVPRAKLDQAPPAPKVLGVAEPLPINPPAANTPQSQTLAPQASQPQPQPPPPQPPAPPPQAISQTPLPAPGSLPQEGTSEDGRRDLTPNSLGNNSSNNQPGSNHPNTPTASASTMQSGQVDSSATPSSGLLGEGPGMPGNGQAGLGPRNTMNSEGLSKEQLEHRERSLQTLRDIERLLLRSGEAEPFLKSSQNVGEGGTAPQAQAAPAQPPAPPASMKKYEEPLQSMISQTQSLGGPGLEHEVPHHPGADMGQQMNMMVQRLNQDSLTPEQVAWRKLQEEYYEEKRRKEEQISIHGRPMQEIMIPQSMGSMMMRGPPPPYHSKPGEQWPPGMGSQLRGPIDVQDPLQLRGGPPFPGPRFPGNQMQRVSGFGGMQNMPLDALGPMNAMQRPVRPGMGWSDDMSPMGGPGNFPQGTLPYPPGQGDPERFMNPRAREEILRHQLMEKRPVAMQRPMGISSNSMSQGMEMERMMQAHRQMDPSIFAGQITGETLSSAPMGMDFAGTRGMLSPPMSQSGLRDMDTPMGPGNLNMNMNVNMNMNMNLNVQMTPQQQMMMSQKMRGPEMMTHQGMNPEELARVRAQNGNGSAILTGPQKMMIPSQFPSQGQQGFSTGQGSYPNLPQEMGSGSDMFSPEQGTMPVGSISGTTRLSHIPLPPASNPTPTPGGNLANMHPAPSRGLGRRPSDLTININQMNSPSMGHLKSPTLSQVHSPLVTSPSASLKSPQTPSQMISMPASNQSGPLKSPQVMSSSLNVRSPTGSPSRLKSPSMAVSSPGWVPSPKATMPSPGVNQSKQTLNMNSSASIGALEQGSLPSGPRSSSSAPASNTSSTMNPNMPFTSSPDPSPSQNPLSLMMSQMSKYAMPSSTPLYHNAIKTIATSDDELLPDRPMLPPGSMSGVTGNQPNQLHLNSVGPGSSQSPMGMSLPGQQPLSHEPTPTSMMSSPNPLGSNIPMHPSGPGTGVPPQNPMMLPPGPQDSLNQQCGPVPNSSQMIPSNQLVFPRMQQPHNAMPSPAGGMPMAPSAGGGPGMQQHYPPGMPLPPEDLPSQQPGQMPPQQHMMGKNIPPRIGDPYPPVLPGVASVLNDPELSEVIRPTPTGIPEFDLSRIIPSEKPSSTLQYFPKSDSQAPKSQPSNLHLMNLQNMMAEQPPVRPGMNAPSLPGQQGVQRGLSMPMCHPGQVPMLGRTGIPPQQGMMGNSMHQGMMSPQQSLMAQQNFMLMQAKQRSMSVSGEMYAQTGHMMSPQGSIMGPPPQQNLMVTHQMRQRSVSLDSQMSYIPGPGNMANLPF